One window from the genome of Saimiri boliviensis isolate mSaiBol1 chromosome 2, mSaiBol1.pri, whole genome shotgun sequence encodes:
- the PDCD7 gene encoding programmed cell death protein 7, whose translation MALPPFFGQGRPGPPPPQPPPPAPFGCPPPPLPSPAFPPPLPQRPGPFPGASAPFLQPPLALQPRASAEASRGGGGGGGGGGGGAGAGAGAFYPVPPPPLPPPPPQCRPFPGTDAGERPRLPPPGPGPPWSPRWPETPPPADVLGDAALQRLRDRQWLEAVFGTPRRAGCPVPQRTHAGPSLGEVRARLRGALRLVRRLRGLSQALREAEADGAAWALLHAQAAPLRAELADQLQPLTQAAYVGEARRRLERVRRRRLRLRERAREREAEREAEAARAVEREQEIDRWRVKCVQEVEEKKREQELKAAADGVLSEVRKKQADTKRMVDILRALEKLRKLRKEAAARKGVCPPASADETFEHHLQRLRKLIKKRSELYEAEERALRVMLEGEQEEERKRELEKKQRKEKEKILLQKREIESKLFGDPEEFPLAHLLEPFRQYYLQAEHSLPALIQIRHDWDQYLVPSDHPKGNFIPQGWVLPPLPSNDIWATAVKLY comes from the exons GGGGGCCTCCGCCCCCTTCCTTCAGCCTCCGCTGGCTCTGCAGCCCCGAGCCTCCGCGGAAGCCtcccgcggcggcggcggcggcggcggcggcggcggcggcggcgctggTGCTGGCGCCGGCGCCTTCTACCCGGTACCACCACCGCCGCTGCCTCCGCCGCCGCCCCAGTGCCGGCCCTTCCCGGGGACCGACGCCGGCGAGCGGCCGCGGCTGCCGCCTCCCGGCCCGGGGCCGCCCTGGAGCCCGCGCTGGCCTGAGACGCCGCCGCCGGCCGACGTGCTCGGGGATGCGGCCCTCCAGCGCCTGCGCGACCGGCAGTGGCTGGAGGCGGTGTTCGGGACCCCGCGGCGGGCGGGCTGTCCGGTTCCCCAGCGCACGCATGCCGGGCCCAGCCTTGGCGAAGTGCGCGCGCGATTGCGCGGGGCTCTGCGCCTGGTGCGGCGGCTGCGCGGCCTCAGCCAGGCCCTGCGCGAGGCCGAAGCTGACGGCGCCGCCTGGGCCCTGCTGCATGCCCAGGCCGCGCCACTGCGCGCGGAACTGGCCGACCAGCTACAGCCGTTGACCCAGGCTGCCTATGTGGGCGAGGCGcggaggaggctggagagggtCCGGCGCCGCCGGCTGCGGCTTCGCGAGAGGGCCCGGGAACGCGAGGCCGAGCGGGAGGCAGAGGCCGCGCGAGCGGTGGAGCGCGAGCAGGAGATTGACCGCTGGAGGGTCAAGTGTGTGCAGGAGGTAGAAGAGAAGAAGCGG GAGCAGGAACTCAAAGCAGCTGCTGATGGCGTACTATCTGAAGTGAGGAAAAAACAAGCAGATACTAAAAGAATGGTGGACATTCTTCGGGCTTTGGAgaagttgaggaaactgaggaaagagGCTGCAGCAAGGAAAG GGGtctgtcctccagcctcagcagaTGAGACTTTTGAGCATCATCTTCAGCGACTGAGAAAACTCATTAAAAAGCGCTCTGAACTATATGAAGCTGAAGAGAGAGCCCTCAGGGTTATGCTGGAAGGAgaacaagaggaagagaggaaaagagaattagaaaagaagcaaagaaaggaaaaagagaaaattttacttcAGAAACGTGAAATCGAGTCCAAGTTGTTTGGGGATCCAG AAGAGTTCCCACTTGCTCATCTCTTGGAGCCTTTCCGACAGTATTACCTCCAAGCTGAGCACTCCCTGCCAGCGCTCATCCAGATCAG GCATGATTGGGATCAGTACCTGGTGCCATCTGATCATCCCAAAGGCAACTTCATTCCCCAAGGATGGGTCCTTCCCCCGCTCCCCAGCAACGACATCTGGGCAACTGCTGTTAAGCTGTATTAG